TAAAACAACATAGCCTGCGTCTGAAGCAATATTTGACATAACACCTGCAAATACAACTACTGCTGTTATAAGTCTCTTAGGAGTACCTAATACTAATTTTCTTATTAAAGCTGATATAAGTCCTGTTCCTTCTGCAACCCCAACGCCTAAAAGCGCAACTAAAACTGTTCCAAGAGGTGCAAAGCCTGTAAAGTTTTTAACTGCATCAGTGAACATATATCTTACACCGTCTGGAGTTAAAAGACTTATTGCCTTTACTGTTATTTCTCCCATCTTTTGTGTTTTTGAATCAAACCCCGTATAGGTTACTGAAACTCCTGCTGTTGCTAATATGTGAGAAATAATAACTATTGCCGCACAAAGTATTAAGAAGATTGTTACTGGATGAGGCATTTTATTTCCTACTTTTTCAACAACATCTAAGAATCTGGCAAATAGGCCTTTTTTTTCGGTCTTCTGCTTTTGAACCTTATTAATCATTTTTGTCCCCCTTTTAATAGTGTTAAAATAATTTTAAAATTTCGTAAGTTTATATTAGCATGTCCTTTTTTCAGTGTCAATATATATTTGAATAATTGCGAATTAAATTATTCATTTTATTGATTTTTCATTCATATCTTTATATGCTATGAAAGTTGTAATATTTCTTTAAATACCGTTTACATTCGTCAAATTTGACTTTATTTGATGCTTAATCCTTCAATTTTCAATTATATGCTATTTATTACCCATCAAATTTATTGAATAATTGGATATCAAAAAATTCATTTTTGATATTTGAACGCTATTTTCTTTCAGTATATAACTCGTAAAATTTGTCTAAACAATTACCTCAATTTACTGTTTGTATTAATAATTAAATTCTGATTTTATATAATTACTCTTAAGTCTATGATAAAAAAATAACGCTGGCAGAAAAATATCCGCCAGCGTTATAATCCTTATTTTTGAAAGGTTGATTCTTGAGGGTTAAATATATTTGTAAGTTCGTTTATATTTTCTTGTCTTCCAAGTCCTATGCAGGCATTTATAATCTCATTGCACTGCTCCTGGTTGAGACTTTCAAGCTTATTTATTATAGTATCTCTAGCTGGAGTGCTTCCAAGATATTCATTAACAGCTATCTTTAGATTGCCCCTATTATTATGCTTGTCATTTTTAATCAATTGTGAATTTACAATCTCAACTAATAGCTTTGCTTCATCTTCAGTAAATAGTCCTCTCCATTGAATCATTTATAAGTCCTCCTAAAATAAATAATATAGTTCCTACAATATAAATCTAATATTATCTTTCTAAATTTAGATATTATTATGCATTACAATTATTGTAAGAAGCTTATTCTATTTGGCAGGAAACTGAAATTTCCAAGGACCATTCAAGATTGTTTTGAATTCTGAAATTCTTAAATCAATGTTTTTAGAATTTCCCTTAAAGTCAAATTCATAATATTCAACAGTTCTATTGTCACGTTTAACATTCCAACTGTAGCCCATGCTTCTTTCAGAATTTATAGCGATAATTTTAAGTTCGCTTAGGTTCTCAACTTTCGCATTATCATAATTTGTATCCACATAAATTCTTATATTGTTTCCTGTTCTCACTGCCTTCTTTATTGTAAAGGTATATCCGCTTATATCATAATACTTATTTAATTCAAGTTCCCCTTCCTTTGGTATTTGAAATTTAATACTCTTATCAATTTTATAGGTTAAGCTTACTTCAGGTATTTCAACTATATAGTTTTTTGCATCCTCCTTAGGAACAAAATAGAACTCTGACAAAGGCGAAGAAAACTGCTTAGGATAATCCAACTCATATTGCCTTCCAAGGTCATCCTTTAGAGAAATATCGTACTTTCCATAGTTATCAAGATCTACCTGCTGACCGTATTCTGCTATCTTTCTGTTTGCTGAAGGATGCTCTATTAGATTAAATTTCATTTTATCTTCCTGCTTAGAGGGTACTAAAGTTATTCCTAGGTTATTCTTAATATCTGTAGGTCCCATTTCTGAATAATTCCCAAAGCTTTCACCAAGTCTTAAAGCTACGTGGATACTGCTTTTATCAGGAAGTATAATATAAAAGCTTCTCATATCTTCAGGCACGTTACTGAAGCCTAGATTTCCGGTCCATATACTTCCACCGCTGCCAAGGGAATAAGTTTGCTTATTGTAGCTATTACCATTTTCAGCTGTGATAAAAATACTTGCAAAAGCTTCAGCTTCAATATATTTGTCACCTTCAAGTTCTAGTGATAAGGAGCTTCTGTCTTTAACAACTGATTTTACAACTATTTCTCCGCCGTTAAAGCTCGCTCTTATTGGTTTAGAAAGCACATAAAGCTCTCTTCCCTTGCTTTCCTGAACACTACCTACTCCTGGAATAAAATAAAGCCTTTTTATAATTTCAGCCACAGCCTTTTTTCCTGGAGGTGTGAAGCCAGTAAATATTATCAGCGCTAAAGCCGAAGCTGCTATTAAGCTCTTTTTTAGTTCGCGCCTTGTCTTTGCTGGAGTTTTCTCTAATTCCCTTAAAACATTATTTTTAATTCTGTTTCTTTGATCACAGCTCAATTCTTCTTCACCAAAATCTACATCTTCAAGAAGTCTCCTGCTTTCCTCTTCTGAAAGACTTACCATAAGATCAAATATTTCCTTATCCTCGCTGTTCATTTATATGCCTCCTTCCCTCAATCTCTATTATTTCTCTCAGCCTCTTTCTTCCTCTCCAAAGCCTATTATCCACAGCCTGTCTGCTTAGCTTCATATATCCGCAAATGTATTCAATACTCTGCTCCATGAAGTATCTTCTTAAAAATATTTCTTTATCTATTGGATTGAAAGATTTTATTACTTCAATAACTTCATCCTTTCTTTCCTTAAGCAAAATATTTTCTTCAATATCTTCCTTTGATGAAAGCTGTAAAGCTTCAATATCAATAATATTATTTTTCTTTATCAATGCTTTCTTTTTATTTAAAGCCTTGTATTTGCAAAGTATTAATATCCAAGTCTTTAAGCTTCCTCTGCTCTCATCAAACTTATCTATGTTGTTCCAAGCTTCAATAAAAACATCCTGTACACATTCCTCAATATCCTGCTCAGTACCCGTGTTTATTAAAATGCTCTTGGCAAGCCCATACACCGAACCCATGTACAAGTCCATGAGCTTTTCAATGTTTAATTTCACAATTTTCTTCCCCCAGTCAAACCTCAATAATCTCTTTCACTTATTACTACAAGTTAAATTATAGATTTCTCCCACACATTAGCAACTATTTTATAGATAAATATAAAAACATATAAATATAACTTTACTAGAAAAAAATATGCTGAACAAATTGTCCAGCATATTTTAATAACCTTATTTAGTTCTATTCCTTAATTACAAGTCCAAGAAGACTTGTAAGCGAAATAGCCTGAGCCGTTGATACAATGGCCCCTCTAACATTTTCAACCCTTGCTGCCAAGCCGTCTATTCCACAGCTGCTTAAGTCAATTCCTTCAAGCTTAACTCCATACATTTGGCACTCAGTTAAATCTGTGCTGATAAACTCAACTTTTGAAAGCTGACTTTCTTGAAAGTCTGAAGCCCCAAGTTGACATCCTTTGAAGGACACCTGCTTGCAATCAGCAAATCTAAATAGCGCATATCGTCCATTACAGTCTTCAAAAACAATATTTCTTAAAGTTGTTTCTGTTAAGTTTAAACCAATAAGCTTGCAATTTACAAATTCCACTCTGTGCAGCGAGCTTTCTCTTAAATCAAGGTTGGATAAATCACAGTTTTCAAATCTCACATCTGTAAGCTCACAGGCTTCTAAAGAAACATTCAGGAAAACTGTATTCTTAAACAATACTTCCTTAAAGGATACCTTTTTAGCTTCGTGGTCTTCTATAAAACCATCCT
The genomic region above belongs to Clostridium swellfunianum and contains:
- a CDS encoding sigma-70 family RNA polymerase sigma factor, yielding MKLNIEKLMDLYMGSVYGLAKSILINTGTEQDIEECVQDVFIEAWNNIDKFDESRGSLKTWILILCKYKALNKKKALIKKNNIIDIEALQLSSKEDIEENILLKERKDEVIEVIKSFNPIDKEIFLRRYFMEQSIEYICGYMKLSRQAVDNRLWRGRKRLREIIEIEGRRHINEQRG
- a CDS encoding pentapeptide repeat-containing protein — its product is MADNKSISKILKPKLSKDLDLMDISRDNLEDYASISYALVKDGFIEDHEAKKVSFKEVLFKNTVFLNVSLEACELTDVRFENCDLSNLDLRESSLHRVEFVNCKLIGLNLTETTLRNIVFEDCNGRYALFRFADCKQVSFKGCQLGASDFQESQLSKVEFISTDLTECQMYGVKLEGIDLSSCGIDGLAARVENVRGAIVSTAQAISLTSLLGLVIKE